A single Leptospira biflexa serovar Patoc strain 'Patoc 1 (Paris)' DNA region contains:
- the htpG gene encoding molecular chaperone HtpG, translated as MQAEEKGKINVETENIFPIIKKWLYSEKDIFLRELVSNASDAITKLKKIALSEEFEGGNEYRIDLDFDVDKRILTIEDNGLGMTVEEVKKYINQIAFSGATDFAKQYQNTENKAEIIGHFGLGFYSSFMVSKQVTIETKSYKAGQAAVMWSSESGTDFSISTIDKNTRGTKISLYLDSESGEYLDKWKLKELIKKYCDFLPVAIYVQGEKANREKPLWSEEPSKNSPDDYKDFYSYLFPFSGESLFHIHLNVDYPFRLQGILYFPKLTHELEASKNGIKLFCNHVFVSDNASELIPQFLTILKGTIDIPDLPLNVSRSYLQNDPLVKKISNHIIKKVADRLIDDFKKNRAKYEENWNDISIFVKYGVLTDDKFYDAMKDHLIFKNSENGFSTVSEYWEKNKEKNQNKIFYANETEMGSVYMQLLKSQGLEAILVDSKIDSHLIQHLETKNPDWKFQRVDSELADQVLDKDSKTDLVNEANETESSRITKLFESALPSEGVQVKVEALKSVDVPGVILLPEFMRRMTEMNSMFNREDTKSMLKAHTLMVNSKSPLVKSALQAFEGVNPEKGKKLARVIYDLSLLSAKVMDEKEVSEYTKRTTEFLQEIFST; from the coding sequence ATGCAAGCTGAAGAAAAAGGTAAAATCAATGTCGAAACAGAAAACATATTTCCGATCATTAAAAAATGGCTCTATTCCGAAAAAGACATCTTCCTACGAGAACTTGTTTCCAATGCAAGTGATGCGATTACAAAACTAAAAAAAATTGCTTTAAGCGAAGAATTTGAAGGTGGTAATGAGTATCGAATCGACTTAGATTTTGATGTAGACAAGCGCATATTAACCATCGAAGACAACGGCTTAGGTATGACCGTAGAAGAGGTAAAAAAATACATCAATCAAATTGCCTTTTCGGGAGCAACTGACTTCGCCAAACAGTACCAGAACACAGAAAATAAGGCAGAAATCATAGGCCATTTTGGACTAGGATTTTATTCCTCCTTTATGGTATCCAAACAGGTAACAATTGAAACCAAATCCTATAAAGCTGGACAGGCGGCTGTTATGTGGTCAAGCGAGTCTGGTACTGATTTTTCTATATCCACTATTGATAAAAACACAAGAGGGACAAAAATCTCCTTATACCTGGATAGTGAATCTGGTGAATACCTTGATAAATGGAAACTAAAAGAACTCATCAAAAAATACTGTGACTTTTTACCTGTGGCCATTTATGTTCAAGGCGAAAAAGCCAATCGAGAAAAACCACTTTGGTCAGAAGAACCTTCGAAGAATTCTCCAGATGATTACAAAGATTTTTATTCCTATCTTTTCCCATTTTCAGGTGAGTCTTTATTCCACATCCATCTCAATGTAGACTATCCATTCCGATTACAAGGAATCCTGTATTTCCCAAAACTAACTCATGAGTTAGAAGCATCCAAAAATGGGATCAAATTGTTTTGTAACCATGTTTTCGTAAGTGATAACGCAAGCGAGCTGATCCCTCAATTTTTAACCATTCTCAAAGGAACCATCGACATTCCAGATTTACCATTGAACGTATCACGTTCTTACTTACAGAATGATCCTTTGGTCAAAAAAATCTCAAACCACATCATAAAAAAGGTAGCTGATCGGTTGATCGATGATTTTAAAAAAAATCGTGCTAAGTATGAAGAAAATTGGAATGATATTTCAATTTTTGTGAAGTATGGAGTTCTTACGGATGATAAATTTTATGACGCGATGAAGGATCATTTAATCTTTAAAAATTCTGAAAATGGGTTTTCAACTGTTTCTGAATATTGGGAAAAGAACAAAGAAAAAAACCAAAACAAAATCTTTTATGCAAACGAAACAGAAATGGGATCTGTTTATATGCAGCTTCTCAAGTCGCAAGGACTAGAAGCGATCCTAGTTGATTCAAAAATTGATTCTCATTTGATACAACATTTGGAAACAAAAAATCCAGACTGGAAATTCCAACGTGTAGATTCAGAACTAGCAGACCAAGTATTGGACAAAGACTCTAAAACAGATCTAGTCAATGAAGCAAACGAAACTGAATCAAGTCGGATTACAAAACTTTTCGAATCCGCCCTTCCTTCGGAAGGTGTTCAAGTCAAAGTAGAAGCCCTAAAATCAGTAGATGTACCTGGAGTGATCTTATTACCTGAGTTTATGCGTAGAATGACAGAAATGAATTCCATGTTCAACCGGGAAGACACAAAATCAATGCTAAAAGCTCACACTCTCATGGTGAATTCCAAATCCCCGCTTGTGAAATCCGCCTTACAAGCGTTTGAAGGTGTGAATCCAGAGAAAGGCAAAAAATTGGCACGTGTCATCTACGATCTTTCATTACTTTCCGCTAAGGTAATGGACGAAAAAGAAGTCTCAGAATATACAAAAAGAACAACAGAATTCCTTCAGGAGATTTTTTCTACTTAA
- a CDS encoding PAS domain-containing sensor histidine kinase: MIQICITSRLSSLPVVVAYKKGYFEEFGVKVTLHVNTHHKAILPLLDAGRVEAGEVPTIAYLQESFLKKSKLKRIYKGIYLYHSPLSFYSRFQFKPEDLTRNKAYILPVPHINSVERLFAEKFLEEYAPKNPVKVRYIDTPGFLEEKEFLKPNCLGLVSDPFSSPFLRNFQDFGNSLDLPILKKDILYPSTLLAFSGDAILKTGREVSGVLLAVKKAIDLLQNSNKDYQGNLWEDLQLSHFYPHLRVGETKNLLTEHPLIQKGVFSYQGDETTLFPILKDVYFRLIRRVMQPEAVQTALNFDEILSALEPKKVFDVRKLSSFQEPSNLKLHAPSQINYRKLNAVRHLIVDVNSLVLDMLQGNYNSRLNTDETLQLDNRVKVLVNSMLDSFNAKIELQREEITELENLISILEIKLDRSAVDLQYSEEKYRYLFEFSREAIALVDADTGSILEANNQFRSLTGYTRGDITKMTIEDIILGNQVSNQLRFGSDLSSDTMLSLPDVEILAKDGSKLEVDISFTSILLSPKKRYQVQFRPNSERKEQERLQHEFISNVSHELRSPMTNIRGYLEFFKSDSSLPFNKEHINMLEVIDKNAKRLSFLIENLLKLTTSREKDNEAEVIEIFDPVPVIEDVIHMNSHLAKGKPIEWDLTLKKGLLIRGIRFEFSQIITNLYVNALKYTFKGKIGISLREFNGKVEIIVEDTGIGIDPNYKNQIFDRFFRIPSTDNKKIGGTGLGLSIVKSLVEKMSGEIFVESSMGEGSKFTIYFPKINANA; this comes from the coding sequence GTGATCCAGATTTGTATTACAAGTCGACTTAGTTCCTTACCCGTTGTTGTAGCCTATAAAAAAGGATACTTCGAAGAATTCGGAGTCAAAGTCACTCTTCATGTCAACACTCACCACAAAGCTATTTTGCCATTACTAGACGCCGGTCGAGTAGAAGCGGGTGAAGTACCAACGATTGCATACCTGCAAGAAAGTTTCCTAAAAAAATCAAAACTCAAACGAATTTACAAAGGAATTTATCTCTATCATTCTCCTTTATCCTTCTATTCTAGATTCCAGTTTAAACCAGAAGACTTAACAAGAAACAAAGCCTACATTCTCCCAGTTCCTCATATCAATTCCGTTGAAAGATTGTTTGCTGAAAAATTTTTAGAAGAATATGCGCCGAAAAATCCTGTTAAAGTTCGTTACATCGATACTCCTGGATTTTTAGAAGAAAAGGAGTTTTTAAAACCCAATTGCCTTGGTTTAGTATCTGATCCTTTTTCTAGTCCTTTCTTAAGAAATTTTCAAGATTTTGGAAATAGTTTGGACCTTCCTATTTTAAAAAAAGACATCTTATACCCATCCACCTTACTGGCGTTCAGTGGCGATGCAATACTAAAAACGGGGAGGGAAGTATCTGGCGTTTTACTTGCTGTAAAAAAAGCCATTGATTTATTACAAAACTCAAACAAAGACTATCAAGGAAATTTATGGGAGGACTTACAACTTTCTCATTTTTATCCGCATCTTAGAGTAGGTGAGACAAAAAACCTACTTACTGAACACCCACTCATTCAAAAAGGAGTGTTCTCTTATCAAGGTGATGAAACAACTCTATTCCCAATTCTGAAAGATGTATATTTCCGTTTGATTCGCAGGGTGATGCAACCGGAAGCGGTGCAAACTGCACTCAATTTTGATGAAATTTTATCTGCCTTGGAGCCTAAGAAGGTATTCGATGTAAGGAAATTATCTAGCTTCCAGGAACCATCAAATCTTAAATTACATGCTCCTTCCCAAATCAATTATAGAAAACTCAATGCAGTAAGACATCTTATTGTCGACGTTAATTCATTAGTTTTAGACATGTTGCAAGGAAATTATAACTCAAGGCTCAATACGGATGAAACTTTACAGTTAGACAACAGAGTCAAAGTTCTCGTAAATTCAATGTTAGATTCGTTTAATGCCAAAATCGAATTACAAAGAGAAGAAATTACTGAACTCGAAAATTTGATATCCATATTAGAAATCAAATTAGATCGATCGGCCGTTGATTTACAATATTCCGAAGAAAAATATAGATATTTATTTGAATTTTCTAGAGAAGCAATTGCACTGGTAGATGCCGATACAGGCAGCATATTGGAAGCAAACAATCAATTTAGATCTCTTACTGGATACACTCGGGGTGACATTACTAAAATGACAATCGAAGATATCATTTTAGGGAACCAAGTTTCTAACCAACTACGTTTTGGATCCGACTTATCTTCTGATACAATGTTATCATTGCCTGATGTTGAAATCTTAGCTAAAGATGGATCTAAACTTGAAGTTGATATCAGCTTCACATCCATATTGTTATCACCAAAAAAACGATACCAAGTTCAATTTCGACCCAATTCAGAAAGGAAGGAACAAGAGCGCCTCCAACATGAGTTTATTTCAAACGTCAGTCATGAACTCCGAAGTCCGATGACAAACATTCGTGGTTATCTAGAATTTTTTAAATCAGACTCATCCTTACCTTTTAACAAAGAACATATCAACATGTTAGAAGTGATTGATAAAAACGCGAAACGCTTGAGTTTTCTTATCGAAAACCTACTCAAATTAACGACATCCCGCGAAAAAGACAATGAAGCGGAAGTGATCGAAATATTCGATCCAGTTCCTGTGATTGAAGATGTCATTCATATGAACTCACACTTAGCAAAGGGAAAACCAATTGAATGGGACCTAACTTTGAAAAAAGGACTATTGATTCGTGGTATCAGATTCGAATTTTCACAAATCATCACGAATCTATACGTGAATGCCTTGAAGTACACTTTCAAAGGAAAAATTGGAATTTCACTCCGAGAATTCAATGGAAAGGTCGAAATCATTGTGGAAGATACTGGAATTGGCATTGATCCCAATTATAAAAATCAAATCTTCGATCGTTTTTTCAGAATTCCATCAACTGATAACAAAAAAATTGGTGGCACTGGCCTTGGTTTATCCATCGTAAAATCTCTCGTGGAAAAGATGTCCGGAGAAATTTTTGTAGAAAGTAGCATGGGAGAAGGCAGTAAGTTCACAATCTACTTTCCGAAAATCAATGCGAACGCTTAG
- a CDS encoding BatD family protein, translating to MRNSGKSKFFLLYFLIAFFSKLFSVEVEFFFHPNEFSLGEVAKLEVKAYGDKPFRTLQTNVKKNGVRVRYVGSGTETQIINFKVSKTQIINFYVDTDREGSFQLPEISVQYDNQQYSSPSISFKVSKKTKNSQNSFLNPFSLDFEESSTDENPEVTFHTNKSVFYKGEPIVGYFVLYYNHYRQPFLERDPNQSISFPFFLSETLRQVTVQIEPEVIRNTIPRKTLVFSKEIYGLTALKSGSFLLGKTKFITGDSLRFNSLQETIDTSPAKVTVLDLPNNPPKFFTGAIGKFKMYFLKIPNQVFVGETAYIELMIEGEGGYEGITPMEFSNPNIKLISQSKTKNFQQLESGEYGFYSKVKFMYGYQITKISKELNDPYQFSYFAIPEKKYNTLTLPFPNFQILPKRSINTAPNSKAQNLNLKLPVLFLVLLAVFGILGYVGMKQYKFNLETKSFVAMVEGFGKKRNYFLSEFLEKQGVSATDSSWLSELISQNKDSNFSDVYKNLSKEDRATALNISKQMKVKE from the coding sequence ATGAGAAATTCTGGTAAATCAAAGTTTTTTCTCTTATACTTCCTTATTGCTTTCTTTTCAAAACTATTCTCGGTCGAAGTCGAATTCTTTTTCCATCCCAATGAGTTTTCATTAGGTGAAGTAGCAAAACTAGAAGTAAAAGCTTACGGAGACAAACCTTTTCGAACCTTACAAACGAACGTCAAAAAAAATGGAGTAAGAGTCCGGTATGTGGGAAGTGGCACCGAAACTCAAATCATCAATTTTAAAGTTTCAAAAACCCAAATTATCAATTTTTACGTAGATACAGATAGAGAAGGTAGCTTTCAATTGCCTGAAATCTCAGTACAATATGACAACCAACAATACTCTTCTCCTTCAATCTCATTCAAAGTAAGTAAAAAAACAAAAAACTCTCAAAATAGTTTTTTAAATCCGTTCTCACTTGATTTTGAAGAATCATCAACTGATGAAAACCCAGAAGTCACTTTCCACACGAACAAATCAGTATTTTATAAAGGTGAGCCAATTGTTGGATATTTTGTATTATATTACAATCATTATAGACAACCATTTTTGGAGAGAGATCCAAACCAATCTATCTCGTTCCCATTTTTTTTATCGGAAACACTTCGACAGGTAACAGTACAAATTGAACCTGAAGTGATCAGAAACACAATCCCTAGAAAAACCTTAGTATTTTCAAAAGAAATCTATGGACTAACAGCTCTTAAATCAGGATCATTCCTATTAGGAAAAACAAAATTCATCACAGGAGATAGCCTACGATTCAATTCCTTGCAAGAAACTATTGATACAAGCCCTGCAAAAGTAACTGTTTTAGATCTTCCTAATAATCCACCTAAATTTTTTACAGGAGCAATCGGGAAATTTAAAATGTATTTTTTAAAAATTCCAAACCAAGTGTTTGTCGGAGAAACAGCATACATTGAATTGATGATTGAAGGGGAAGGAGGGTATGAAGGCATCACACCAATGGAATTCTCTAATCCCAATATTAAATTGATTTCTCAATCAAAAACTAAAAATTTCCAACAACTTGAATCGGGTGAATATGGTTTTTATTCCAAAGTTAAATTTATGTATGGATATCAAATCACGAAAATATCAAAAGAATTGAATGACCCATACCAATTTAGTTATTTTGCGATTCCAGAAAAAAAATACAACACGCTGACACTTCCGTTTCCAAATTTTCAAATATTACCTAAACGAAGCATAAACACTGCACCAAATTCCAAAGCTCAGAATCTAAACTTAAAATTGCCGGTTCTGTTTTTAGTTTTGCTTGCAGTTTTTGGTATCCTCGGATACGTAGGAATGAAACAATATAAATTCAATCTAGAAACAAAATCATTTGTCGCTATGGTAGAAGGATTCGGTAAAAAAAGAAATTACTTCCTCTCTGAGTTCTTAGAGAAACAGGGAGTGTCCGCAACAGATTCCAGTTGGCTTTCCGAATTAATCAGCCAAAACAAGGACTCAAATTTTTCGGATGTATACAAAAATTTGTCCAAAGAAGACAGGGCAACTGCACTCAATATATCAAAACAAATGAAAGTTAAGGAGTAA
- a CDS encoding discoidin domain-containing protein, whose amino-acid sequence MKDHLIRTSHPYSLPIPSVSTTGTYELKNNEFLSFIEEKEQSSLSSIIFQFDDVVFFNGIELLPGKDGLDFFPDSFRFELSHDGKYWEPILQESSFRKSFKTSAKWLFSLTSARYVKFISKISRKASNGKNRISFGPLKILISGVQSIQVSSEFDRLSVKENLFDTRPDYGWTSKKKEEPSDEYIILDMGSVNRIEEFRMLTKNDPVTNFPERFIVYYSEDDLTWHQLHEENYFLSEPGTWYKWRFPPVNLRFLKIVFIDEKQTNKKEYVTEVIEIELYSSADKKESGGPTREPLPYASVLRSGIIRLAVDGEVKEGVVVQSNDRRLRDATTEYRGIVELASDGEEKPGVAVQGNDKRLKIATELTHGLVRLARSGEARPGLVVQSDDERLRNASAEHPGIVELALDGETRPGVAVQGNDSRLRVATKKAVGLVQLAEAGETAIDKVVTGDDPRLKDATTTTKGIVQLAPNGGEEVNTVVQGNDKRLKLANTESFGIVQLAHSGENKAGVVVQGNDKRLAKAGFDEAGIVTIANHGEAVPGKVVLSDDPRLIDKRDPKPHTHPYAEKEHDFNSHTGLLKITGEAESASKGFVPPQTTDAIIYGKNNKNGSGVVGVSSGLGVVGFGDSIGVYGISKGKDTHRSAGILGAGTTSPGGRFVSQSDFAMIVDGKGIPEYELTGSGKAIYANGESVFEGNLRITKDGGEECIARYFRLDGKDVITAGDLLVATEETGVLGRSKHPYSTNVIGVAVSNANLVFGKKEKGVEYVLVALLGMTKIHVDATQVPIYPGDLLVSGLSSGHAIKADPAKLKPGMLVAKAMEVCKRDKGHILCILTFS is encoded by the coding sequence ATGAAAGATCATTTAATTCGCACAAGCCACCCCTACTCTCTTCCCATCCCTTCCGTTTCGACAACGGGTACCTACGAACTCAAAAATAATGAGTTTTTATCATTTATCGAAGAAAAGGAACAATCTTCCCTTTCTTCGATCATTTTCCAATTCGATGATGTTGTCTTCTTTAATGGGATTGAGTTATTACCAGGAAAAGACGGTTTGGATTTTTTTCCAGATTCCTTTCGTTTTGAATTATCCCATGACGGAAAGTATTGGGAGCCCATCTTACAAGAATCTTCCTTTCGGAAATCTTTCAAAACATCTGCCAAATGGTTATTTTCCTTAACTAGCGCTCGTTATGTGAAGTTTATCTCGAAAATTTCCAGAAAAGCAAGTAACGGAAAAAATCGCATTAGCTTCGGTCCGCTGAAAATTTTAATCAGTGGAGTTCAATCCATACAAGTGAGTTCGGAATTCGACAGACTTTCTGTAAAAGAAAACTTATTTGATACAAGGCCCGATTATGGTTGGACTTCTAAAAAGAAGGAAGAACCTTCCGATGAATATATCATCCTAGATATGGGATCCGTGAATCGAATTGAAGAATTCCGGATGTTAACCAAAAATGATCCCGTCACCAATTTCCCGGAAAGGTTTATTGTTTATTATAGTGAAGATGATCTCACATGGCACCAACTCCATGAAGAAAATTATTTCTTATCAGAACCTGGTACTTGGTACAAATGGCGATTCCCCCCTGTCAATTTAAGGTTTTTGAAAATTGTATTCATAGATGAAAAACAAACAAACAAAAAGGAATACGTTACCGAAGTCATAGAAATCGAATTGTATTCCAGCGCTGATAAAAAAGAATCTGGTGGCCCAACAAGAGAACCCCTCCCCTATGCTTCTGTTCTGAGGTCTGGTATCATTCGCCTTGCCGTTGATGGTGAAGTGAAAGAGGGAGTTGTCGTCCAGTCGAATGACAGAAGGTTACGTGATGCAACTACTGAATACCGGGGGATTGTTGAACTAGCCTCAGATGGTGAAGAAAAACCGGGCGTTGCCGTCCAAGGGAATGATAAACGCCTAAAAATCGCCACTGAGCTGACTCATGGACTTGTCCGTTTGGCAAGAAGTGGCGAAGCAAGGCCTGGACTTGTAGTTCAGTCAGATGATGAAAGGTTAAGGAATGCATCAGCAGAACACCCAGGTATCGTTGAGCTTGCGTTAGATGGCGAGACTCGGCCAGGTGTTGCCGTGCAAGGGAATGATTCAAGACTAAGGGTCGCGACTAAAAAAGCAGTAGGACTTGTCCAATTAGCTGAAGCAGGTGAAACGGCGATTGATAAGGTAGTCACAGGTGATGATCCAAGACTCAAGGATGCAACAACCACAACAAAAGGAATTGTACAACTTGCTCCGAATGGCGGCGAGGAAGTAAACACGGTTGTCCAAGGGAATGACAAACGTCTCAAACTTGCCAATACAGAATCTTTTGGAATTGTCCAACTAGCACATTCGGGCGAAAACAAAGCAGGAGTCGTTGTCCAAGGGAATGATAAACGTCTCGCCAAAGCTGGGTTTGACGAAGCAGGGATTGTGACCATCGCAAACCATGGAGAAGCCGTACCTGGGAAAGTAGTCTTATCAGATGACCCTAGATTGATTGATAAAAGAGATCCGAAACCACATACCCATCCTTATGCAGAAAAAGAACACGATTTTAATTCCCATACAGGTTTATTAAAGATCACAGGCGAAGCAGAATCTGCTTCGAAGGGTTTTGTTCCGCCCCAAACAACTGACGCCATCATCTACGGCAAAAATAATAAAAATGGTTCTGGTGTCGTTGGCGTATCTTCTGGATTAGGTGTTGTTGGATTTGGTGATTCGATAGGTGTGTATGGTATATCGAAAGGGAAAGATACACATCGATCGGCAGGAATCTTAGGTGCCGGAACTACGTCACCTGGTGGTCGTTTTGTATCTCAATCTGATTTTGCCATGATTGTGGATGGCAAAGGGATTCCGGAATATGAATTGACTGGATCTGGAAAGGCCATTTATGCCAACGGTGAATCTGTCTTTGAAGGCAATCTTCGTATCACGAAAGATGGTGGAGAAGAATGTATCGCACGTTATTTCCGTTTGGATGGAAAGGATGTGATTACTGCTGGTGATTTACTTGTAGCAACCGAAGAAACGGGTGTTCTCGGTAGATCCAAACACCCCTACTCCACAAATGTGATTGGTGTGGCTGTTTCGAATGCCAATCTAGTCTTTGGGAAAAAAGAGAAAGGTGTGGAATACGTCCTTGTCGCACTCCTTGGGATGACAAAAATCCATGTTGATGCAACACAAGTTCCCATTTATCCTGGAGATCTTTTGGTATCTGGACTTTCTTCTGGGCATGCAATCAAAGCAGACCCAGCGAAATTAAAACCAGGTATGTTAGTGGCAAAGGCAATGGAAGTTTGTAAACGAGACAAAGGCCATATCCTTTGTATATTAACTTTCTCCTAA
- a CDS encoding 1,4-dihydroxy-6-naphthoate synthase — MISLAYSPCPNDTFLFYHLIRNSEYPVKEELYDVENLNEYAFQGKFPVTKLSFAAFFQIIDKYILLETGSALGRGCGPLLVRKKNANANLDNYKNLYIPGQLTTANLLLSLYSNGTHIPTAIRYDQIIPKLLTEENSLGVIIHEERFTYEERGLEKVVDLGEWWESSTGYPIPLGAIAIRRDIPREEALKFQKELQNSLTNAYKEPKEMMDYIRENSQNKEEAVIRAHINLYVNEFTKSLGKEGHDAVAYLFQRAIDAGFIKKPKMNLPLFLGES; from the coding sequence ATGATCTCTCTTGCATACTCACCATGTCCAAACGATACATTCTTATTTTACCATCTCATCCGTAATTCCGAATACCCTGTCAAAGAAGAGTTATACGATGTAGAAAATTTGAATGAATATGCCTTCCAAGGTAAATTCCCCGTCACCAAATTATCATTTGCGGCTTTCTTTCAAATCATAGACAAATACATCCTGTTGGAAACTGGATCCGCATTAGGTAGAGGGTGCGGTCCACTTTTGGTTCGAAAAAAAAATGCGAACGCAAATTTAGACAATTACAAAAATCTTTACATTCCAGGGCAACTCACAACAGCAAATTTACTTTTGTCACTTTATTCCAATGGCACACACATACCAACAGCCATTCGTTATGATCAAATTATCCCCAAACTCCTTACGGAAGAAAACAGTTTGGGTGTCATCATCCACGAAGAAAGATTCACGTATGAAGAAAGGGGCTTAGAAAAGGTTGTGGATCTGGGTGAGTGGTGGGAATCGTCAACTGGATATCCAATCCCTCTTGGTGCAATTGCTATCCGACGGGACATCCCAAGAGAGGAAGCACTAAAGTTTCAAAAAGAATTACAAAATAGTTTAACAAATGCCTACAAAGAACCCAAAGAAATGATGGATTACATTCGCGAAAATTCTCAAAACAAAGAAGAGGCAGTCATTCGGGCTCACATCAATTTATATGTAAATGAATTCACAAAAAGTTTGGGGAAAGAAGGCCACGATGCAGTGGCCTATCTTTTCCAAAGGGCAATTGATGCAGGTTTTATCAAAAAACCTAAAATGAACTTACCTTTATTCTTAGGAGAAAGTTAA
- a CDS encoding AZOBR_p60025 family cell surface glycopolymer formation protein, whose product MKLRHLWIVLFFFVLGVLGLIYFKTAPYGHSLSSLIGIWEGFYEINPNLVDPHFVIYKSGGYDGQFFYLLAKDLFNENDWSLIVDSFYFRYHRIGLSFIAGFISHFLGSEYYPLITLILLFFTFLSSVYCLFQLLPNQSKWFVLFYIFSPYSLNSNLLLVADSFFVSLAIISYYFYKEKKFKLSFLFFLLTVFTRELGILFLAPIVIGALIRKEWKLVLLFSLPGILFIGFLFYGWLSIPNHLGTNPLGFKDMTDGPLFGFVKSFFEQNTFSFKIKEFPKLLFFVSILSITIASFSSIKESISKNIDFLVPILGSLAVIVIAEEGYWRSFDNLSRMFTLILPFSLLLTDVTKKLSFKIFLGTSSLLFLFLLIRILFITQKKEYFLAL is encoded by the coding sequence GTGAAACTACGGCATTTGTGGATCGTCTTATTTTTTTTCGTTTTGGGAGTTTTGGGACTTATTTATTTTAAAACTGCACCATACGGACATTCTCTCTCTTCTTTAATTGGAATATGGGAGGGATTTTATGAAATCAATCCAAACTTAGTAGATCCTCATTTTGTCATCTATAAATCAGGAGGTTACGATGGTCAGTTCTTTTACCTTCTCGCAAAAGATTTGTTCAACGAAAATGACTGGAGTTTGATCGTAGATAGTTTTTATTTTAGATACCATAGAATTGGTTTGTCGTTTATCGCTGGATTCATTTCTCACTTTTTAGGAAGTGAATATTATCCTCTTATTACACTCATTCTTTTATTCTTCACTTTTTTATCTTCAGTGTATTGTTTATTCCAATTACTACCGAATCAATCCAAATGGTTCGTATTATTTTATATTTTTTCCCCGTATTCATTAAACTCCAATTTATTACTCGTTGCAGATTCTTTTTTTGTCAGTTTGGCAATTATCAGTTATTATTTTTACAAAGAGAAAAAATTCAAACTCTCCTTTCTATTTTTCCTTTTAACCGTTTTCACAAGAGAGTTAGGAATTCTTTTTTTGGCTCCAATCGTTATCGGAGCACTTATTCGAAAAGAGTGGAAACTTGTGCTCCTTTTTTCATTACCAGGTATTTTATTCATCGGATTTTTATTTTATGGATGGCTGAGTATCCCAAACCACCTGGGTACAAATCCTTTAGGATTTAAGGACATGACAGATGGCCCATTATTTGGATTTGTAAAAAGCTTTTTTGAGCAAAATACATTTTCATTCAAAATCAAAGAATTTCCTAAACTTTTGTTTTTTGTTTCGATCCTATCTATAACAATCGCTAGCTTTTCTTCAATCAAAGAATCAATCTCGAAAAACATAGATTTTTTGGTCCCAATACTCGGGAGTCTGGCTGTGATTGTCATCGCTGAAGAAGGTTATTGGCGTTCGTTTGATAATCTCAGCAGGATGTTTACTTTAATTTTGCCTTTTTCTTTGTTACTTACCGATGTGACAAAAAAACTGAGTTTTAAGATTTTTCTCGGCACTTCAAGTTTATTGTTTTTATTTCTATTGATACGAATTTTATTCATTACACAAAAAAAGGAATATTTTTTAGCCTTATGA